Proteins co-encoded in one Chaetodon auriga isolate fChaAug3 chromosome 9, fChaAug3.hap1, whole genome shotgun sequence genomic window:
- the glrbb gene encoding glycine receptor, beta b has translation MGVKKLAIFLLVLSLCLEGGSAKEKGTKKGKKKGKQVYCPSQLSSEDLARVPANSTSNILNRLLISYDPRIRPNFKGIPVEDRVNIFINSFGSIQETTMDYRVNIFLRQRWNDPRLKLPQDFKSDSLTVDPKMFKCLWKPDLFFANEKSANFHDVTQENILLFIFRNGDVLISMRLSVTLSCPLDLTLFPMDTQRCKMQLESFGYTTDDLQFMWQTGDPVQMDAIALPQFDIRQEDIDYGNCTKFYAGTGYYTCVEVIFTLRRQVGFYMMGVYAPTLLIVVLSWLSFWINPDASAARVPLGILSVLSLSSECTSLASELPKVSYVKAIDIWLIACLLFGFASLVEYAVVQVMLNSPKRIEAEKAKMASKEKAAGKSPAARNNTVNGTGGTPLHVSTLHVAETRCKKVCTSKSDLRTNDFSIVGSLPRDFELSNFDCYGKAIDTGAAAGKSQSKNNKKPPPPKPVIPSAAKRVDLYARALFPFSFLFFNVIYWSIYL, from the exons ACAGCTGTCATCTGAGGATCTGGCCAGAGTCCCTGCAAATTCAACCAGTAACATCTTGAACAGGTTACTGATCAGCTATGATCCCAGAATAAGGCCCAACTTCAAAG GAATTCctgtggaggacagagtgaaCATTTTCATCAACAGTTTTGGCTCCATCCAAGAAACGACCATG GATTACAGAGTCAACATCTTCCTGCGGCAGCGCTGGAACGACCCCAGACTGAAGCTGCCGCAGGACTTCAAGTCCGATTCTCTCACCGTCGATCCCAAGATGTTCAAATGTCTCTGGAAACCTGACCTGTTCTTCGCCAACGAGAAGAGCGCCAACTTTCACGACGTCACCCAGGAgaacatcctcctcttcattttccGTAACGGAGACGTCCTCATCAGTATGAG gttgTCCGTCACGCTTTCTTGTCCGCTGGATCTCACGTTATTCCCTATGGACACACAGAGGTGTAAAATGCAACTTGAAAGCT TCGGCTACACCACAGACGACCTGCAGTTTATGTGGCAGACAGGCGACCCGGTGCAAATGGACGCCATCGCTCTGCCACAGTTTGACATCAGACAAGAAGATATTGATTATGGGAACTGCACCAAATTCTACGCAGGAACAG GGTACTACACTTGTGTAGAGGTTATCTTCACCCTAAGGCGACAGGTTGGCTTCTACATGATGGGTGTTTACGCCCCCACGCTGCTCATCGTAGTCCTCTCCTGGCTGTCCTTCTGGATCAACCCTGATGCCAGTGCCGCCAGGGTCCCTCTGG GCATCCTCTCGGTGCTCTCGCTGTCCTCTGAGTGCACCTCCCTGGCTTCAGAGCTGCCCAAAGTGTCCTACGTCAAGGCCATCGACATCTGGCTCATCGCTTGCCTGCTGTTTGGCTTCGCCTCGTTGGTGGAGTACGCTGTGGTTCAAGTGATGCTGAACAGCCCGAAGCGCATCGAGGCCGAGAAGGCCAAGATGGCATCCAAGGAGAAGGCTGCGGGGAAGAGCCCCGCTGCCCGGAACAACACGGTGAACGGGACCGGAGGGACGCCGCTTCACGTCAGCACCTTGCAT GTGGCGGAGACCCGCTGCAAGAAGGTTTGCACCTCGAAGTCAGACCTGCGGACCAACGACTTCAGCATCGTGGGCTCGCTCCCGCGGGACTTTGAGCTGTCGAACTTTGACTGCTACGGGAAGGCGATCGACACCGGCGCTGCTGCCGGCAAATCCCAGTCCAAGAACAACAAGAAACCTCCTCCCCCGAAACCGGTCATCCCCTCCGCTGCCAAAAGAGTCGACCTGTACGCCCGAGCCctcttccccttctccttcctcttctttaatGTGATTTACTGGTCCATATACTTGTGA